From Shewanella yunxiaonensis, the proteins below share one genomic window:
- the ccmI gene encoding c-type cytochrome biogenesis protein CcmI, with protein MTTFWIFIAIVVLISLALIWVPHFRQKKLLEAGETEVRKKTNLELFNERLTSLEKEHSEGILDDQEFESLKKELEISLLQDMKQAKDETLAVSNKPRGLLWPSLMSVAVLALAGYAYYHLGAYQEVEATAADPANPHAGMTPEQLMAKRVNMLETAVAKEPDNSQAWFSLGHAYISAGEFDKAVQAFDKVMDLVGVHAELLGPKATALYYKAGQRMIPIVQSLIDQALKMDPKDPSTLLLVGMNAFYTADYQKAIDSWQTILDSDRNDVDRAALIDAVNTAKMRLQGNTGPMPDDATHNKLKQGEASAADATQQPTAGTVTVKVSVAPALAGKISDTDTVFIFARPTEGPSVPVAATKVSAKALPVTVTLDDSTSMGSSVKLSTTKAVEIIAVLSKHGNVKPEPGDLKGSVASVDVGGEGNLVLDTEVK; from the coding sequence ATGACCACATTCTGGATTTTCATCGCAATCGTTGTGCTGATCAGTCTTGCGCTGATCTGGGTCCCGCATTTCCGCCAGAAAAAATTGCTGGAAGCCGGGGAAACTGAAGTACGCAAAAAAACTAACTTAGAACTGTTCAACGAACGTCTGACCTCGCTGGAAAAAGAACACAGTGAAGGTATCTTGGATGACCAAGAATTTGAATCGTTGAAGAAAGAACTCGAAATCAGTCTGCTGCAGGATATGAAGCAGGCTAAAGATGAAACACTCGCGGTATCTAACAAGCCTCGCGGTCTGCTGTGGCCGAGCCTGATGTCGGTGGCAGTGCTGGCATTAGCCGGTTACGCCTATTATCACTTAGGTGCCTATCAGGAAGTGGAAGCGACTGCAGCCGATCCTGCCAATCCACATGCGGGGATGACACCTGAACAATTGATGGCGAAACGGGTAAATATGTTGGAAACCGCGGTCGCCAAAGAACCCGATAACAGTCAGGCTTGGTTTAGTCTGGGACACGCCTATATCTCTGCCGGTGAATTTGACAAAGCAGTACAAGCCTTTGACAAGGTGATGGATCTGGTCGGGGTACATGCTGAACTGCTCGGTCCTAAAGCAACAGCACTTTACTATAAAGCCGGTCAACGCATGATCCCGATTGTGCAATCATTAATTGATCAAGCGTTGAAAATGGATCCTAAAGATCCTTCAACCCTGTTACTGGTCGGGATGAATGCGTTTTACACCGCCGATTATCAGAAAGCCATCGACAGCTGGCAGACAATTCTCGACAGTGACCGTAACGACGTCGACCGTGCCGCGCTCATTGACGCAGTGAATACTGCCAAAATGCGTCTGCAAGGCAATACTGGCCCAATGCCCGATGATGCGACTCACAATAAGTTGAAGCAGGGAGAAGCTTCTGCGGCCGATGCGACTCAGCAGCCAACCGCCGGGACTGTCACTGTGAAAGTATCAGTAGCGCCAGCATTGGCAGGCAAAATCAGTGATACAGACACTGTGTTTATTTTTGCCCGTCCAACTGAAGGCCCTAGCGTGCCAGTCGCAGCGACCAAAGTCAGTGCCAAGGCGCTACCTGTCACCGTTACCTTAGATGATTCTACTAGCATGGGCAGCAGCGTTAAGTTGAGTACCACTAAAGCGGTTGAAATTATTGCGGTATTGTCCAAGCATGGTAACGTCAAGCCAGAACCAGGTGATCTGAAAGGGAGTGTTGCCAGTGTGGATGTCGGCGGCGAAGGCAACTTAGTCCTGGATACCGAAGTCAAATAA
- a CDS encoding c-type cytochrome: MKKIYTLAAIATLAFAANASAQDEGEAVYNKSCMFCHASGVGGAPRAHQDAAWKSLMDKGMDALLKSVKDGKGNMPAGGMCSSCSDDEFKKAIAFMAQKK; the protein is encoded by the coding sequence ATGAAAAAGATATATACCCTTGCCGCGATTGCCACGCTGGCGTTTGCAGCGAATGCCTCTGCTCAAGACGAAGGTGAAGCGGTTTACAACAAGTCTTGCATGTTTTGTCATGCCAGTGGCGTCGGTGGTGCACCTCGTGCGCATCAGGATGCGGCCTGGAAATCGTTGATGGATAAGGGCATGGATGCGCTGTTGAAGAGTGTTAAGGACGGTAAGGGCAACATGCCAGCAGGCGGGATGTGCAGCAGTTGTTCTGATGACGAATTCAAAAAAGCCATTGCATTTATGGCGCAGAAAAAGTAA
- the ccmA gene encoding cytochrome c biogenesis heme-transporting ATPase CcmA, with amino-acid sequence MTAQTNPALLSASHLTCIREERILFDDLSFEINSGDIVQIEGPNGAGKTSLLRILAGLSRPYGGDVLFQGEPIVRCRDEFNEDLLYLGHLAGVKSELTAEENLNFNLRINGYAQVDSRAILAKVNLTGFEDALAGHLSAGQHRRTALARLWHTACKIWILDEPFTAIDKKGVAELEELFIAHANNGGSVILTTHQDMGIISDDRLRKIRLDYRFV; translated from the coding sequence GTGACAGCACAAACCAACCCAGCATTACTGTCGGCAAGCCACCTCACTTGCATCCGTGAAGAACGGATTCTGTTTGATGACCTCAGCTTTGAGATCAACAGTGGCGATATTGTTCAGATTGAAGGCCCCAACGGCGCAGGAAAAACTAGCCTGCTACGGATCCTTGCCGGCCTGTCCCGTCCTTATGGCGGTGATGTGCTGTTTCAGGGAGAACCGATTGTCCGTTGTCGTGACGAATTTAACGAAGATCTCCTGTATTTGGGACATCTTGCCGGTGTCAAAAGCGAGCTGACCGCCGAAGAAAACCTTAACTTCAACTTAAGGATCAATGGCTACGCTCAGGTCGATTCAAGAGCAATACTGGCAAAGGTTAACCTCACTGGGTTCGAAGATGCCTTGGCAGGTCACCTGTCCGCCGGACAACATCGCCGCACTGCGCTTGCTCGTCTATGGCACACTGCCTGCAAAATCTGGATTCTGGACGAACCTTTCACCGCTATTGACAAGAAAGGGGTTGCCGAACTTGAGGAGTTATTTATCGCTCACGCCAATAATGGTGGCAGCGTGATCCTCACAACACACCAGGATATGGGCATTATCTCCGACGACAGATTACGTAAAATTCGTTTGGATTATCGCTTTGTATAG
- the ccmB gene encoding heme exporter protein CcmB, which produces MNRGISYTQAFFTLLQRDLKIAVRHRGDIFNPLLFFIIVVTLFPLGIGSEAKILSRVAPGIIWVAALLASMLSLERLFKADFADGSLEQMLLSPQPLQLLVLSKVLAHWLLTGVPLIIVAPLLAVLLHMDASAYPALIETLLLGTPVLSLLGAIGVALTVGLRKGGVLLSLLILPLYIPVLIFATGAIEFAATKQPYDGQLAIIAALLVGSLVLAPFAIGASLRVSTN; this is translated from the coding sequence ATGAACAGAGGAATCAGTTATACCCAAGCATTTTTTACCCTGCTCCAACGCGATCTGAAGATTGCCGTGCGTCATCGTGGCGACATTTTCAATCCGCTGTTGTTTTTCATCATCGTCGTTACCCTGTTTCCATTAGGTATCGGCTCTGAAGCCAAAATTCTCAGTCGGGTAGCCCCAGGAATTATCTGGGTTGCTGCGTTATTGGCATCTATGTTGTCACTGGAACGACTGTTCAAGGCTGATTTCGCAGATGGTAGTCTTGAGCAGATGTTGTTAAGCCCGCAGCCACTGCAGCTATTGGTGCTGTCTAAAGTATTGGCCCACTGGTTGCTGACTGGTGTGCCATTGATTATTGTGGCCCCACTGCTGGCAGTGCTATTACATATGGATGCGAGTGCCTACCCCGCACTTATCGAGACGTTACTTCTGGGAACCCCCGTGCTGAGTTTACTTGGTGCGATTGGTGTAGCGCTGACGGTGGGACTGCGTAAAGGCGGGGTTTTGTTAAGTTTGTTAATTTTACCGTTATACATCCCAGTACTGATTTTCGCGACAGGCGCAATCGAGTTTGCCGCAACTAAACAACCCTATGACGGTCAGCTGGCAATTATTGCCGCATTGCTGGTCGGTTCCCTGGTTCTGGCGCCATTTGCCATCGGCGCCTCATTACGTGTGAGTACAAACTGA
- a CDS encoding heme ABC transporter permease produces the protein MWKWLHPYAEPQRAYQLAGKFIPWLSILATLMLLTGTIWGMVFSPTDYQQGDSYRIIFVHVPAASMSMSAYIGMAIAAFVGLVWQIKLADWMAASIAPVGAVITFIALITGSTWGKPMWGTWWVWDARLTSELVLLFLYLGVISLYASFEDKVLAARAAGILAIVGVINIPIIKYSVDWWNSLHQGSIKMTGKTAMPPDMLVPLVINILGFGVMIGALSLIRFRAEILARNGMRPWVRELAQAEGVK, from the coding sequence ATGTGGAAATGGTTACATCCTTACGCTGAGCCCCAGAGGGCATACCAATTGGCCGGGAAATTTATTCCCTGGTTATCGATTCTTGCGACCCTGATGCTACTGACAGGCACTATCTGGGGCATGGTCTTTTCACCTACTGACTATCAACAGGGTGACAGTTACCGCATTATCTTTGTGCATGTGCCTGCCGCCTCAATGTCTATGAGTGCCTATATCGGTATGGCAATTGCGGCGTTTGTTGGCCTAGTTTGGCAAATCAAACTGGCTGACTGGATGGCGGCATCCATTGCACCAGTTGGTGCGGTCATCACGTTTATTGCGCTGATCACTGGTTCAACTTGGGGCAAGCCGATGTGGGGCACCTGGTGGGTATGGGATGCACGTCTGACTTCAGAGCTAGTGCTGCTGTTCCTGTATCTAGGTGTGATCTCGCTCTACGCTTCGTTCGAAGATAAAGTATTAGCCGCACGTGCTGCTGGCATTTTAGCCATCGTAGGTGTAATTAATATTCCTATAATTAAGTATTCCGTGGATTGGTGGAATTCTTTGCATCAAGGTTCGATCAAGATGACCGGCAAAACCGCTATGCCACCTGATATGCTGGTGCCATTGGTCATCAACATCTTAGGCTTTGGTGTTATGATCGGCGCACTGAGTCTGATTCGCTTCCGCGCAGAAATCCTCGCACGCAACGGTATGCGCCCTTGGGTTCGGGAACTGGCACAAGCTGAAGGAGTCAAATGA
- the ccmD gene encoding heme exporter protein CcmD, whose product MMQAQFHSVTEFIHMGGYAFYVWLAYGVAYGALAILIGFCLTRKNRVLKEIAAKVKREERLAQHRSNRQ is encoded by the coding sequence ATGATGCAAGCACAATTCCATTCAGTAACAGAATTTATCCACATGGGCGGTTATGCCTTCTATGTGTGGTTGGCTTATGGTGTCGCTTATGGCGCGTTAGCCATATTGATTGGTTTTTGTCTTACTCGTAAAAATCGAGTATTGAAAGAGATTGCAGCAAAGGTCAAGCGTGAAGAACGCCTGGCGCAACATCGGAGTAACAGACAGTGA
- the ccmE gene encoding cytochrome c maturation protein CcmE: protein MNSRRKKRLVLASALVGGVAAVASLLLYALNSNLNLFYTPSEILNGKVDTGVRPEIGDRIRIGGMVTEGSVVRDPQSLNVSFAVHDANGGQVTVTYDDLLPDLFREGQGVVAQGVLVAPGKLEATEVLAKHDENYMPPEVAAAMGKNHQKMEYTAEQMSGGSK from the coding sequence GTGAACTCAAGACGCAAAAAAAGATTAGTACTGGCCAGTGCGCTGGTGGGCGGTGTAGCAGCAGTAGCCTCATTGCTGTTGTATGCGCTGAATTCTAACCTCAACCTGTTCTACACTCCGTCTGAAATTCTCAACGGGAAAGTAGACACCGGTGTCAGACCAGAAATTGGTGATCGTATCCGCATCGGTGGCATGGTGACTGAAGGTTCAGTCGTCCGGGATCCTCAAAGCCTTAATGTCAGTTTTGCAGTACATGATGCCAATGGCGGACAGGTAACAGTGACGTATGATGACCTGCTGCCAGATCTGTTCCGTGAAGGCCAGGGTGTAGTCGCGCAAGGTGTGTTAGTTGCTCCAGGAAAACTGGAAGCGACTGAAGTGCTGGCAAAGCACGACGAAAACTACATGCCACCAGAAGTTGCGGCAGCAATGGGTAAAAACCATCAGAAGATGGAATACACTGCAGAGCAGATGTCTGGTGGTAGTAAATAA
- the yjjG gene encoding pyrimidine 5'-nucleotidase: MSSPKHPDYDWVLFDADDTLFNFDAPRGLRLMFSQYGVDFGPAEFADYSAANIPLWQAYQARQIDAETLQRQRFACWGQRLGVAPLLLNQQYLLAMAEICEMLPGAAELLACLRGHAKLGIITNGFSALQRIRLEKVGLTELIDVLVISEEVGAPKPEKAIFEHALAQMDNPQRSRVLMVGDNPHTDVLGGLNAGLHTCWLNSLGAPRPEGIIPHFEVNSLPELQQLLCLAA, encoded by the coding sequence ATGTCTAGCCCTAAGCACCCGGATTATGATTGGGTATTGTTTGATGCCGATGACACGCTGTTCAATTTTGATGCGCCGCGCGGGCTACGACTGATGTTTTCCCAATATGGCGTGGATTTTGGTCCGGCGGAATTTGCCGATTATTCTGCCGCGAATATTCCGTTGTGGCAGGCTTATCAAGCACGGCAAATCGATGCGGAAACATTGCAGCGCCAGCGCTTTGCCTGTTGGGGACAACGGCTTGGTGTTGCGCCGCTGCTGTTAAACCAGCAGTATCTGCTGGCGATGGCAGAAATCTGTGAAATGTTGCCGGGTGCGGCAGAGCTGCTTGCTTGCCTGCGCGGTCATGCAAAGCTGGGCATTATCACCAATGGTTTTTCAGCGTTGCAACGGATTCGTCTGGAAAAAGTCGGGCTCACAGAGTTGATCGATGTGTTGGTGATTTCTGAAGAAGTGGGCGCTCCCAAGCCGGAAAAGGCTATTTTCGAGCACGCATTGGCGCAGATGGATAATCCGCAACGAAGCCGAGTGCTGATGGTGGGGGATAATCCCCATACGGATGTGCTTGGCGGTCTTAATGCTGGCTTACATACTTGCTGGCTCAATAGTCTGGGCGCTCCGAGACCTGAAGGAATAATCCCTCATTTTGAGGTCAATTCGTTGCCTGAGTTGCAACAACTGCTGTGTCTGGCAGCGTAA
- a CDS encoding alanine/glycine:cation symporter family protein, translating to MTFAEATSAFANYAWGPHMLFLLVGGGLFFLLYSGFVPFRYLKHAIDIVRGKYNEPNADGYISHAGALSSAMAGTVGMGNIGGVALAIAAGGPGAIFWMWVSALVGMATKFFTCTLAIMYRGKDDTGHVQGGPMYIVTQGLGAKWKPLAIFFAVVGLVGNAPLFNGNQLVQILKEQLFQVHDSTTTSGAQFWLELGIGICVMLLVASVVLGGITRIAAVATRLVPTMILLYVGCALFVLISHLGEIPHYFAMIIEDAFSVNSIAGGLLGTMLIGVKRAAFSNEAGIGTEVMAHGSARTADPIKEGLVAMLGPAIDTLLVCTATALIILISGVWQYSGMDGISLSSAAFATTIPGIGPYLLMLCVFFFSITTIITQAFYGSQCFRFLFGSRYVNLYLYLFLGAILFAATTSLDNVVNIIDGCYALMAIPTMLSAILLAPRVKAAARDYFARLAGSKEAETEIEVES from the coding sequence ATGACTTTTGCTGAGGCGACCTCTGCCTTTGCTAACTATGCATGGGGCCCCCATATGCTGTTTTTGCTGGTGGGCGGCGGTCTGTTTTTCTTGTTGTATTCCGGCTTTGTACCATTTCGTTATTTGAAACACGCGATTGATATCGTCCGTGGCAAATATAATGAGCCTAATGCTGATGGCTACATCTCTCATGCTGGGGCATTGTCCAGTGCGATGGCTGGAACTGTCGGGATGGGCAATATTGGCGGTGTGGCCTTAGCCATCGCTGCGGGGGGCCCGGGCGCAATTTTCTGGATGTGGGTCAGTGCACTCGTCGGGATGGCGACCAAGTTTTTTACCTGCACCTTGGCGATTATGTATCGTGGTAAAGACGATACCGGCCATGTTCAGGGCGGCCCTATGTACATTGTGACGCAAGGTCTGGGCGCAAAATGGAAGCCGCTGGCGATTTTCTTCGCAGTGGTAGGGCTGGTGGGGAATGCACCGTTATTCAACGGTAATCAGCTGGTGCAAATCCTCAAGGAGCAGCTGTTTCAGGTGCATGACAGTACTACCACTAGCGGCGCGCAGTTTTGGCTGGAGCTGGGTATTGGGATCTGTGTCATGCTGCTGGTCGCTAGTGTGGTATTGGGAGGCATCACCCGTATTGCAGCAGTCGCGACCCGCTTAGTGCCGACCATGATTTTGCTTTATGTCGGATGTGCGCTGTTTGTACTCATCAGTCACCTCGGGGAAATCCCGCACTATTTTGCGATGATTATTGAAGATGCATTTTCGGTCAATTCGATCGCGGGCGGGTTACTCGGTACCATGCTGATCGGGGTAAAACGCGCGGCATTTTCCAATGAAGCGGGTATCGGAACTGAAGTGATGGCTCACGGCAGCGCCAGAACCGCTGACCCGATTAAAGAGGGGCTGGTGGCAATGTTGGGTCCGGCGATTGATACCTTACTGGTGTGTACTGCAACGGCGCTAATCATTCTTATTTCTGGTGTCTGGCAATATAGCGGCATGGACGGCATTAGTTTATCCAGTGCTGCATTCGCCACCACCATCCCTGGAATTGGTCCTTACCTGTTGATGTTGTGCGTGTTCTTTTTCTCTATCACCACTATTATCACTCAAGCGTTTTACGGCAGTCAGTGCTTCCGCTTTTTGTTTGGCAGCCGTTATGTGAATTTATACCTGTATCTGTTTCTGGGAGCCATTTTGTTCGCAGCGACTACCAGTCTCGATAACGTGGTCAATATCATTGATGGGTGTTATGCATTGATGGCAATCCCCACCATGTTGTCAGCCATCCTGTTAGCGCCACGGGTTAAGGCGGCGGCACGAGACTATTTTGCACGGCTTGCGGGGTCTAAAGAGGCTGAGACTGAGATTGAAGTTGAAAGTTGA